From Kamptonema formosum PCC 6407, a single genomic window includes:
- a CDS encoding (Fe-S)-binding protein has protein sequence MQTSEKSSENSDLQLINPSNFLAQNPHLQSLEIPGFDSKNPPSAKLIDTCVHCGFCLSTCPSYRVLGKEMDSPRGRIYLMDAINEGDAPLNEATAQHFDTCLGCLACVTTCPSGVKYDKLISATRHQVERNYQRSLSDILIRSILFNFFPYPHRLRPLLAPLFLYQKSGIQQLVRSTGLLKKVFPRLAAMESILPAISVESFRDNLPTIIPAQGEKRYRVGMILGCVQRLFFSPVNEATVRVLTANGCEVIIPKSQGCCAALPEHQGQTEQAQTLARQMIDSFEGTGVDAIIINAAGCGHTLKEYGHILADDAEYQEKAQAFANKVKDVQEFLANVGLTAKLSPLIDGELKIVYQDACHLLHGQKISLQPRQLLQQIPGVKLKEPLDAALCCGSAGVYNMLQPEIADELGQQKVENLLNSGAELITSANPGCSLQIKKHLELQGKQVTLMHPIELLDYSIRGVKLRRKQSNPAS, from the coding sequence ATGCAAACCTCAGAAAAATCCTCAGAAAACAGCGATTTACAACTAATTAATCCCAGCAACTTTTTAGCACAAAATCCCCATTTACAATCCTTAGAAATCCCCGGATTTGACAGTAAAAATCCGCCCTCAGCCAAATTAATTGACACCTGCGTTCACTGCGGATTTTGCCTATCAACTTGTCCGAGTTACCGCGTACTTGGCAAGGAAATGGATTCCCCCAGAGGTCGCATCTATCTAATGGATGCTATTAACGAAGGTGATGCACCCTTAAATGAGGCAACAGCACAGCATTTTGATACTTGCTTGGGTTGTTTAGCCTGCGTCACCACTTGTCCTTCTGGGGTAAAGTACGATAAATTAATCTCAGCAACTCGTCATCAAGTTGAGAGAAATTATCAACGAAGTTTATCTGATATCTTAATTCGTTCTATCCTGTTTAACTTCTTCCCTTATCCTCATCGACTGCGGCCTTTACTTGCACCTTTATTTCTTTATCAAAAATCGGGAATACAGCAACTTGTCCGTTCCACAGGTTTGCTAAAAAAGGTATTTCCTCGCTTAGCGGCAATGGAGTCAATTTTACCAGCCATTTCTGTTGAATCATTCCGAGATAATTTACCTACAATTATTCCAGCACAAGGGGAAAAACGCTATCGAGTTGGCATGATTTTAGGTTGCGTACAACGGCTATTTTTCTCGCCAGTTAATGAGGCAACCGTGCGCGTTTTAACAGCAAATGGTTGCGAAGTAATAATCCCCAAAAGTCAAGGCTGTTGTGCTGCTTTACCGGAACACCAAGGGCAAACCGAACAAGCCCAAACTTTAGCTAGACAAATGATTGATAGCTTTGAAGGAACAGGTGTTGATGCTATTATTATTAATGCGGCTGGTTGCGGTCACACTTTAAAAGAATACGGTCACATTTTAGCAGATGATGCAGAATATCAAGAGAAAGCGCAGGCATTTGCTAACAAAGTAAAAGACGTGCAAGAATTCCTAGCAAATGTAGGTTTAACAGCCAAACTTTCTCCCCTAATTGATGGAGAGTTAAAGATAGTTTATCAAGATGCTTGTCACTTATTGCACGGACAAAAGATTAGTTTGCAACCCCGTCAGTTATTGCAGCAAATTCCCGGCGTAAAATTAAAGGAACCCCTAGATGCAGCTTTGTGTTGCGGGAGTGCTGGGGTTTACAATATGTTACAGCCAGAAATTGCTGATGAATTGGGACAGCAAAAGGTTGAGAATTTGTTAAATTCTGGAGCAGAATTGATTACTTCTGCTAATCCTGGTTGTTCTTTGCAAATTAAGAAGCATTTGGAGTTGCAGGGAAAACAAGTCACGCTGATGCACCCAATTGAGTTGTTAGATTATTCAATTCGGGGAGTAAAGTTGCGAAGGAAGCAATCTAACCCTGCAAGTTAA
- a CDS encoding FAD-binding oxidoreductase, whose protein sequence is MKSTLTDNWALAQELESIVGTDAVCPWQDTDTFWQKRIESAIAPGTEIDCTVYPNTQEELAGAIACISRNRRGVLPVGSGSKLDWGGLVRIEPPNPRDRSQVSEPPLKRGTGGLVVVSCDRINRLIDRAVGDLTVTVEAGMKFAELQRILATSGQFLPLDPAYPEQATIGGIIATADAGSLRQRYRGVRDLLLGITFVRSDGKIAKAGGRVVKNVAGYDLMKLLTGSYGTLGIISQVTMRVYPLPNASVTVILTGEVEALANTTQTLLSSALTPTAVDLLSRQLVEKLGLGKNLGLAVRFQSIPESIEQQSSRLLEVGYKLGLKGTICTENDETNFWQRLQSIIWSTAPDSTIICKIGIIASESTKTLAQFNLADGLIHSGSGLGILRFENATGETILQLRQQCESHSGFLSILKAPAELKQQLDVWGYNGNALSLMQKIKQQFDPENILSPHRFLFP, encoded by the coding sequence ATGAAATCGACTTTAACGGATAACTGGGCATTAGCACAAGAACTAGAAAGCATTGTCGGTACTGATGCCGTCTGTCCCTGGCAAGATACAGATACTTTTTGGCAAAAACGGATAGAAAGTGCGATCGCCCCAGGTACGGAAATTGACTGCACTGTTTATCCTAATACTCAAGAAGAACTCGCGGGTGCGATCGCTTGCATTTCCCGGAATCGACGGGGAGTTTTGCCGGTGGGTAGCGGTAGCAAACTTGACTGGGGGGGATTGGTGAGAATAGAGCCCCCTAACCCTCGCGATCGCAGTCAGGTTTCAGAACCCCCCTTAAAAAGGGGTACAGGTGGGCTCGTAGTTGTCAGTTGCGATCGCATCAACCGCCTAATCGATCGCGCCGTTGGCGATTTAACCGTCACAGTCGAAGCAGGGATGAAATTTGCCGAATTACAGCGAATTTTGGCCACCTCCGGTCAATTTTTACCCCTAGATCCAGCATATCCAGAACAGGCAACCATCGGCGGCATTATCGCCACCGCTGACGCGGGCTCCCTCCGACAGCGGTATCGAGGCGTTCGCGATCTATTATTAGGCATTACTTTCGTGCGATCCGATGGCAAAATTGCCAAAGCAGGAGGGCGCGTTGTTAAAAATGTCGCTGGCTATGATTTGATGAAGTTGTTAACAGGTTCCTACGGTACGCTGGGCATTATTAGTCAAGTTACAATGCGGGTTTATCCGCTGCCAAACGCATCTGTAACGGTAATTTTAACTGGCGAAGTTGAAGCCTTAGCAAACACAACTCAAACCTTATTATCCTCAGCTTTAACACCAACAGCAGTTGATTTGCTATCAAGGCAGTTGGTAGAAAAATTAGGTTTGGGCAAAAATTTGGGTTTAGCCGTCAGATTTCAAAGTATACCAGAAAGTATTGAGCAACAATCAAGCCGTCTGCTAGAAGTGGGCTATAAGTTAGGATTAAAAGGAACCATCTGTACTGAGAATGATGAGACGAACTTCTGGCAGAGATTACAATCAATTATTTGGTCAACTGCCCCAGATTCAACAATTATCTGTAAAATAGGAATCATAGCATCTGAATCTACGAAAACTTTAGCACAGTTCAATCTGGCTGATGGCTTGATTCATAGCGGTAGCGGGTTGGGAATTTTGCGGTTTGAGAATGCGACCGGAGAAACCATTTTACAGTTACGTCAGCAGTGCGAATCTCATAGCGGATTTCTCAGCATTTTAAAGGCTCCCGCAGAGCTTAAGCAACAGTTAGATGTTTGGGGTTATAATGGAAATGCCCTCAGTTTAATGCAGAAAATTAAACAGCAATTTGACCCAGAGAATATTTTGAGTCCCCATCGTTTTCTATTTCCTTAA
- a CDS encoding DUF4079 domain-containing protein — MELVDAMALLHPALAVAVVFPIIGMVVNMAWQTRSRRLQSAGDGKSKIPPSVGSEHVKLGRWLTGSVVGVSLVAFAYVIFFKSILKNQLWSKAPFQVVFIVLMFAATIASLVFLYKARLPKWRAVFATLSSAGLIIIAFQDGIFRRDDQWMFSHFYYGLLAAILMIISLAIVPEIYKDRTNKWRKIHTILNCVALLLFIGQGMTGSRDLLEIPLSWQQEHLYQCDWNNKTCPKSSSSVGMSN, encoded by the coding sequence ATGGAACTCGTAGATGCAATGGCCCTCCTCCATCCCGCCTTAGCAGTGGCGGTGGTGTTCCCGATTATTGGCATGGTTGTCAATATGGCATGGCAAACCCGATCGCGCCGCCTCCAAAGCGCGGGTGATGGCAAAAGCAAAATTCCGCCCTCCGTCGGTTCCGAGCACGTTAAATTAGGTCGCTGGTTGACTGGTTCAGTTGTCGGAGTTAGCTTAGTAGCTTTTGCCTATGTTATTTTTTTCAAGAGTATTTTGAAAAATCAACTCTGGAGTAAAGCACCTTTCCAAGTAGTTTTTATCGTGCTAATGTTTGCAGCCACCATCGCTTCACTGGTATTTCTTTACAAAGCAAGACTACCCAAATGGCGGGCCGTATTTGCCACTTTAAGCAGCGCTGGTTTAATAATTATTGCCTTCCAAGATGGTATTTTTCGCAGAGACGATCAATGGATGTTTTCTCATTTTTATTACGGTTTACTCGCCGCCATCCTAATGATTATTTCCCTAGCAATTGTTCCCGAAATTTACAAAGATAGAACCAACAAGTGGCGCAAAATACATACAATTTTAAACTGCGTAGCTTTGTTACTATTTATAGGTCAAGGCATGACCGGTTCTAGAGACTTGCTAGAAATTCCTTTGAGTTGGCAGCAAGAACACCTTTATCAGTGTGACTGGAATAATAAAACTTGTCCTAAATCCTCGTCATCCGTAGGCATGAGCAATTAA